A single region of the Variovorax terrae genome encodes:
- a CDS encoding UbiD family decarboxylase: protein MAIDFNRFRLRSFLDKLVAQGECVVHDAPIDLIDVAGRLEAVPQAVWFKSAGGAELAGNVMGSRRRLALAFGVDEADLPHVLRERGGTEIPPTEVSSGEAPVHQVIKLGDEADLCALPVHLQHELDGAPYISASIDYARDPSTGGTNLGCRRMMLRGRQAAGVDLNAPSDLRAIYQAAHKRGERVEVAYAVGSHPIDFLAATFSSRASDELGLNGALRGSSVPVVRCKTIDVCVPADAEYVLEGYLDVAGFSEAEGPYGEYLGYYGHVKRNPVFHLTAITHRADAVFQTVTIGGPQLGRTDTAQLVAAKTESTIWMSLLQAVREPVAVCCTASCGGMYNVRVSLRQRYPGEARNAIAAVFGSVADIKHVFVVDEDIDVFDDGQIDWAMATRFQADRDIVIGEGFRAVPIDPSLEGRRVGAKAGFDCTKPLGAAAAASYTVPTPPRLPMSAHAGVLAALAAGPATFIELMAAGRSRDGRDVVRALDPLYAAGRIGRADDGRYQLLTEGTQNAINR from the coding sequence ATGGCTATTGATTTCAACCGCTTTCGCCTGAGGAGTTTTCTCGACAAGCTGGTGGCGCAGGGCGAATGCGTGGTGCATGACGCGCCGATAGATCTGATCGACGTCGCTGGCCGGCTGGAAGCGGTTCCGCAGGCTGTATGGTTCAAATCAGCGGGCGGTGCCGAACTGGCGGGCAATGTGATGGGTTCGCGGCGGCGGCTGGCGTTGGCTTTCGGCGTCGACGAAGCCGACCTGCCCCACGTGCTGCGTGAACGGGGCGGCACCGAGATTCCGCCCACCGAAGTGAGTTCGGGCGAGGCGCCCGTGCATCAAGTGATCAAACTGGGTGACGAGGCCGACCTCTGCGCGCTGCCGGTGCACCTGCAGCATGAACTCGACGGCGCGCCCTACATCTCCGCCAGCATCGATTACGCCCGCGACCCGTCGACCGGCGGGACCAACTTGGGTTGCCGGCGCATGATGCTGCGCGGGCGGCAGGCCGCAGGCGTCGATCTGAACGCGCCCAGCGACCTGCGGGCGATCTACCAGGCGGCGCACAAGCGCGGCGAACGGGTGGAAGTGGCCTATGCGGTCGGCTCGCACCCGATCGACTTCCTGGCAGCGACCTTTTCTTCGCGTGCTTCAGACGAACTCGGGCTGAATGGTGCCTTGCGCGGCTCGTCTGTGCCGGTGGTCAGGTGCAAGACCATCGACGTGTGCGTGCCCGCCGACGCCGAGTATGTGCTGGAAGGCTACCTGGACGTCGCCGGGTTCTCCGAGGCGGAAGGCCCCTACGGCGAATACCTGGGCTACTACGGCCACGTGAAACGCAACCCGGTGTTCCACCTCACGGCCATCACTCACCGCGCCGACGCGGTGTTCCAGACGGTCACCATCGGCGGCCCGCAGCTGGGCAGGACCGATACCGCACAGCTGGTGGCTGCCAAAACCGAGTCGACGATCTGGATGTCGCTGTTGCAGGCGGTGCGAGAGCCGGTGGCGGTGTGCTGCACGGCCTCATGCGGCGGCATGTACAACGTCCGCGTTTCGCTGCGCCAGCGCTACCCGGGCGAGGCGCGCAACGCCATTGCAGCCGTTTTCGGCTCGGTGGCCGACATCAAGCATGTCTTTGTCGTCGACGAAGACATCGACGTGTTCGACGATGGCCAGATCGACTGGGCGATGGCAACGCGATTCCAGGCCGACAGGGACATCGTCATCGGCGAAGGTTTTCGTGCGGTGCCAATCGACCCCTCGCTCGAAGGCCGACGCGTGGGCGCCAAGGCCGGTTTCGACTGCACCAAGCCGCTGGGAGCTGCCGCCGCGGCCTCTTACACCGTCCCGACGCCGCCCAGGCTGCCGATGTCCGCGCACGCCGGCGTACTGGCCGCCCTGGCTGCGGGGCCCGCGACTTTCATTGAACTGATGGCCGCGGGGCGCTCACGCGATGGCCGCGACGTGGTGCGGGCGCTCGACCCGCTGTACGCCGCAGGCCGCATCGGGCGCGCCGACGACGGCCGCTACCAACTACTGACAGAAGGAACTCAGAATGCCATCAACCGCTAA
- a CDS encoding enoyl-CoA hydratase/isomerase family protein, with amino-acid sequence MPSTANTSVVLDADGQPSGFLELVDEFRTIKQETTEDGIAVITLARPDKLNAFDERMIRELRTVVWKANFDDRIRLLVITGEGRAFCAGRDIAGLDYENNLKTAQYRAYVRANHELFDDIEAIEKPVIAAINGICAGGGVEMAIACDFRMASRNASFLLPENQLGVIPASGACSRMIQMIGIGRLKEMIIAVESIDAHTSHAWGLVNRVFEPEALMPETMAFARKLLGKAPQAMGMAKHIINMCQNVDTETGRLLERLGQSVLIRTEDNKEGMTSFLGKRAPHFRGV; translated from the coding sequence ATGCCATCAACCGCTAACACCTCCGTCGTGCTCGATGCAGACGGCCAACCCTCCGGTTTTCTCGAACTGGTGGATGAATTCCGCACCATCAAACAGGAAACAACCGAGGATGGCATCGCCGTCATCACGCTGGCGCGCCCGGACAAGCTCAATGCTTTCGACGAACGCATGATCCGCGAGCTGCGCACGGTGGTATGGAAAGCCAACTTCGACGACCGCATCCGGCTGCTGGTGATCACTGGCGAGGGCCGTGCGTTCTGTGCCGGCCGCGATATCGCCGGCCTGGACTATGAAAACAACCTCAAGACCGCGCAGTACCGGGCCTATGTGCGCGCCAACCACGAGCTGTTCGACGACATCGAGGCGATCGAAAAGCCGGTGATCGCAGCCATCAACGGCATTTGCGCCGGCGGTGGTGTCGAGATGGCGATCGCCTGCGACTTCCGCATGGCCTCGCGCAATGCCAGCTTCCTGCTACCGGAGAACCAGCTCGGTGTGATTCCTGCATCGGGTGCCTGCTCGCGCATGATCCAGATGATCGGCATCGGCCGGCTCAAGGAAATGATCATCGCCGTCGAGTCCATCGACGCGCACACCTCGCATGCCTGGGGCTTGGTCAACCGCGTGTTCGAGCCCGAAGCACTGATGCCGGAAACCATGGCGTTCGCGCGCAAGCTGCTGGGCAAGGCGCCGCAGGCCATGGGCATGGCCAAGCACATCATCAACATGTGCCAGAACGTCGACACCGAAACGGGGCGCTTGCTGGAACGCCTTGGTCAATCCGTGCTGATCCGAACCGAGGACAACAAGGAGGGAATGACCTCCTTCCTCGGAAAGCGCGCGCCCCACTTCCGCGGGGTTTGA